The following are from one region of the Chanos chanos chromosome 10, fChaCha1.1, whole genome shotgun sequence genome:
- the rrp1 gene encoding ribosomal RNA processing protein 1 homolog B: MAPTEQDPEIILAQRLASNEKSMRTKAMNKLRKYISLRSQKSQGGFTPVELLKVWKGLFYCLWMQDKPLLQEELSNRISTLIHSFQSFDSQLLFFEAFLQTVKREWNGIDRLRMDKFYQLVRFVFREVFDVLKRKEWEASVVNRFLELFSAQLLHSSSAAPTGLMLHILDLYMTELARVGSEELTAQQNLSFIKPFCKTMAKTKDRILLKSISCNIFNTIVDQAPFAIEDLMKELKEGEGDADSGQASGEDGEEKEEEDQHKSETATKSSKKPKGKQVNGVAKANSEEEVDIDMEDEDEDDVLDMDDMDPEREPDDEDIGPILQFDYATIADHLFALASRSNTPSCNRNKIYKLVKTFRDLSEGVFPQDEIPEDVSSSSDEDDYDDDLFDDETNTKKRKKRKGREKEEGESPAKKQKANQADSPGDATSKKKKKKRKKKKKKKTGEGKSGEGESVTENKTENPEENTAEATAAHTDDVSKVTVQWATDSEKTDTPPPLEVSEAETKTVSSSPVQSALDGDSTDISKTSEKSYELVNTIKITIETEKQDVSTQPETAVAATEPESQPETVNASEGEVESQFEPQGAHATADGQSDAATDASSNTKKRRKSKRLKAVSQEAEEVEGTTTQPASENASSEKEAKMESVSETQAAPDGERKEETGTAGEEKKKKKEGKEKTERPEGAGTAADPNQTEPGADDAQADEQPVRDVPGTPKKKKSNKKKQKSVLSEEQIVEAEVDDKPADGTGPESSDGLTDDQTGEITVDASLENEKETTVSEAQTADLEPCKMSEAAVDCAVADTADKPAQESCVDMSVPTPLKQKKKQGKRRVPETDDQTKESEMDLQAEAALQTEASPDAVLLEPACAVEQPADVTVPTPSKKKKTPKKRKAQLTEEQAVEAESEKEPTATSDCADADSNDKTAEKSCADTSGSDKAAEEGCTDNSLKKKQNKKQKKKLQPAVDKEADEVDCAAAAPAVSDDQSESTDTPAPLKKQKKKLKKQKAEEINGESQPETGVVCDVAAVADGSGADEQNNSTATPLKKKGKKKQKSCQVETEPAETEAGSDLADAADTNCADDTQTESSPVTPLRNTKKKKRKLVTAGGDTAQMNGFTEQETGGKKPKISIGAEEVSTPTGAKKSKQRKKKLMTSPDSEFIKFQSKVTTPTPLFCKTKMGSGTPLGGKKTPKSETKKVTFGLKNNKTAEFRKTDRSLLLSPDGSSRVAFDPKRTPKCGVLKSPISSPVVSIKKKVPKTRPTAADFF; the protein is encoded by the exons ATGGCGCCAACGGAGCAAGATCCAGAAATTATTCTCGCTCAGAGATTGGCCTCTAACGAGAAAAGTATGCGGACTAAAGCCATGAATAAGCTTCGAAAGTATATCAGTCTCCGATCACAGAAAAGCCAAG GTGGGTTTACGCCAGTCGAGCTGTTGAAAGTCTGGAAGGGGCTTTTCTATTGCTTGTGGATGCAAGACAAGCCACTTCTACAG GAGGAGCTGTCAAATCGGATATCTACTTTAATCCACAGTTTTCAGAGCTTCGACAGCC AGCTCTTGTTTTTTGAGGCTTTCCTTCAGACCGTGAAGAGAGAGTGGAACGGGATTGACAGACTCCGCATGGATAAATTTTACCAG TTGGTCCGCTTTGTCTTCAGGGAAGTCTTCGACGTGCTGAAGAGGAAGGAGTGGGAGGCCAG CGTGGTGAACAGGTTTTTGGAGCTGTTCTCTGCTCAGCTCCTGCACAGCTCCAGTGCTGCCCCGACCGGACTGATGCTCCACATCCTGGACCTCTACATGACTGAGCTGGCCCGGGTCGGCTCAGAGGAG CTCACTGCCCAGCAGAACCTCAGTTTCATCAAGCCTTTCTGCAAAACGATGGCCAAAACTAAAGA tcggATCCTGTTGAAGTCCATCTCCTGTAATATATTCAACACCATTGTGGACCAGGCGCCGTTTGCCATTGAAGACCTGATGAAGGAGTTgaaggagggagaaggagacgCTGACTCGGGTCAGGCCTCTGGGGAGGAcggggaggagaaagaggaggaggaccaACATAAAAGCGAAACAGCTACAAAAAGTTCCAAGAAACCCAAAGGAAAACAGGTCAACG GCGTGGCAAAGGCAAACTCTGAGGAGGAAGTCGACATCGACatggaagatgaagatgaagatgatgtgTTGGACATGGACGACATGGATCCTGAGAGGGAACCAGATGACGAAGACATTGGACCCAttcttcag TTTGACTACGCCACCATCGCCGATCATCTCTTTGCGTTGGCCAGTCGCTCCAACACACCCAGCTGCAACCGAAACAAGATCTACAAACTGGTGAAGAC GTTTCGGGATTTGAGTGAAG GGGTGTTCCCACAAGACGAGATTCCTGAGGACGTGTCTTCGTCGTCCGATGAGGATGACTATGATGACGACTTATTTGATGATGAGACGAAcacaaagaagaggaagaagagaaaaggaagagagaaggaggagggggagtcACCCGCTAAGAAACAAAAAG CAAATCAAGCCGATTCCCCTGGTGATGCTACgtccaagaagaagaagaagaagaggaaaaagaagaagaagaagaagacaggagaaggaaagagtggagaaggagagagtgttacagaaaacaaaacagaaaacccagAGGAGAACACTGCTGAGGCAACAGCAGCACACACGGACGACGTCTCCAAGGTAACGGTCCAGTGGGCAACAGACTCGGAGAAAACAGACACTCCACCTCCACTGGAGGTTTCGGAGGCAGAGACCAAAACTGTGTCCTCTTCCCCCGTACAGAGTGCCCTGGATGGGGACAGCACAGACATCTCAAAGACCTCTGAAAAAAGTTATGAGCTGGTGAATACAATCAAAATCACtatagaaacagagaaacaggacGTTAGCACTCAACCGGAAACCGCAGTTGCAGCCACAGAGCCAGAGAGCCAACCAGAGACTGTTAATGCTtcagagggagaggtggagagccAGTTTGAACCTCAAGGAGCGCATGCCACCGCAGACGGACAATCAGACGCAGCCACCGATGCCTCATCCAAtacaaagaagaggagaaagagcaagaggCTGAAAGCTGTCTCCCAGGAAGCTGAGGAGGTAGAAGGGACCACAACTCAGCCTGCCTCTGAAAATGCTTCCAGTGAGAAAGAGGCAAAGATGGAGAGTGTGTCAGAAACACAAGCTGCTccggatggagagagaaaagaagaaactggaacagcaggagaagagaagaaaaagaagaaagaaggtAAAGAGAAAACCGAACGGCCCGAGGGGGCAGGCACCGCGGCCGACCCCAACCAAACGGAGCCGGGAGCAGACGACGCCCAGGCAGACGAACAACCCGTGCGGGACGTCCCCGGGACTccgaaaaaaaagaagagcaacaagaaaaaacagaaaagtgtctTATCGGAAGAGCAGATTGTTGAAGCAGAGGTAGATGATAAACCAGCTGATGGCACAGGTCCCGAGAGCAGCGATGGTCTCACTGATGACCAGACAGGAGAAATAACTGTAGACGCTTCACTGGAGAACGAGAAGGAAACAACGGTTTCTGAAGCACAGACCGCAGACCTTGAGCCATGTAAAATGTCTGAGGCTGCAGTCGACTGCGCAGTTGCAGACACTGCTGACAAGCCTGCTCAAGAGAGCTGTGTAGACATGAGTGTGCCCACCCCACTTAAGCAGAAAAAGAAGCAAGGGAAACGGAGAGTTCCAGAAACAGATGACCAGACCAAAGAGTCTGAGATGGATCTGCAGGCAGAGGCTGCCCTGCAGACAGAGGCTTCTCCAGATGCTGTTCTTCTAGAACCCGCATGCGCAGTTGAGCAGCCAGCAGATGTCACTGTTCCCACGCCATCGAAGAAAAAGAAGACGCCTAAGAAGCGGAAAGCACAGCTCACGGAAGAACAGGCTGTGGAGGCAGAGAGCGAAAAAGAGCCAACTGCAACATCTGACTGCGCAGACGCAGACAGTAATGACAAAACTGCAGAAAAGAGCTGCGCAGACACATCAGGCTCTGACAAAGCTGCAGAGGAGGGATGCACAGACAACTcactaaagaaaaaacagaacaagaaacaaaagaaaaaactgcaGCCTGCAGTAGACAAAGAAGCAGACGAGGTTGACTGCGCAGCTGCTGCACCAGCAGTTTCTGATGATCAGTCAGAATCCACCGATACGCCGGCTCCgctgaaaaagcaaaagaaaaaattaaagaaacagaAGGCAGAGGAGATTAATGGAGAGAGCCAGCCAGAAACAGGCGTCGTCTGCGACGTTGCAGCCGTCGCAGACGGGAGCGGCGCGGACGAACAGAACAACAGCACTGCCACTCCgctgaaaaagaaaggcaagaagaaacagaaatcatGCCAGGTTGAGACCGAaccagcagagacagaggctggTAGTGACCTCGCAGACGCAGCTGATACGAACTGTGCAGACGACACGCAGACAGAGAGCAGTCCTGTCACCCCACTAAggaacaccaaaaaaaagaagaggaaacttGTGACAGCAGGGGGAGACACAGCTCAGATGAATGGCTTCACAGAGCAGGAAACCGGCGGCAAGAAACCCAAAATAAGCATA GGAGCTGAGGAGGTTTCCACTCCCACAGGTGCCAAGAAATcaaagcagaggaagaagaagctgATGACATCTCCTGACTCAGAGTTTATTAAGTTTCAGAGTAAAGtgaccacacccacacctctGTTCTGCAAAACTAAAATGGGCTCCGGCACCCCTCTCGGCGGCAAAAAG ACTCCCAAGTCAGAAACGAAGAAAGTTACGTTCGgactgaaaaacaataaaactgcaG AGTTCAGAAAGACCGATCGAAGCTTATTGTTGAGTCCAGATGGTTCGTCGAGAGTAGCTTTTGACCCCAAGAGGACACCCAAATGTGGGGTCTTAAAGTCGCCCATTTCATCGCCTGTGGTCAGCATCAAAAAGAAGGTCCCTAAGACCAGGCCGACTGCCGCTGATTTCTTCTGA